One Pichia kudriavzevii chromosome 3, complete sequence genomic window carries:
- a CDS encoding uncharacterized protein (PKUD0C08450; Pfam Domains: HSP70(0)), translating into MFYFSRIQQRGKVLKNSVIGVSKVTNRLNTTSSGPKTVIGIDLGTTNSAVAYVDHLSKQPKILENNQGKRTTPSIVAFTPAGDVLVGELAKRQWVINPTNTLYATKRLIGRKYDDEEVKKDVELMPYSIVPSPNGDAWIQTTVGENLIYSPEQIAGLILKEMKHVAEKSLGVPDGQIKNAVVTVPAYFNDSQRQATKTAGELVGLNVIRVMNEPTAASLAYGLGNKNDGIVAVYDLGGGTFDISILDIEDGVFEVISTNGDTHLGGEDFDNLLVQYILDKFQEQSGIDLSGDISAIQRIKEAAEKAKIELSHVKTTRIDLPFITKAESISIELTEDELDEMSMPLISKTIAPLKKALVDADLKKEDIDDVILVGGMTRMPKIRKVVEDFFGRKPNTNVNPDEAVALGAAIQGAVLSGSVKDVLLLDVTPLTLGIETYGGLYSPLIPRNTTVPCKIKQVYSTAVDGQNSIDINVYQGERPLVADNKLIGKFKLTDIPPKPKGVPQIEVLFDIDADGIIKVSAKDKDTGKKSSITVFGKTGMSKDEIEDLVKKSKETTKEDAKRMSYLKHVNNLELIVFDTEQAVKDWGEYMSEEDRSSLTRHIEIVKRMINDSRNGDLFDVDLIKAAQEELKEETLAVITRAAAISRQNQIKK; encoded by the coding sequence atgttttatttttctagGATCCAACAAAGAGggaaagttttgaaaaactccGTAATTGGAGTATCGAAAGTTACCAATCGACTCAACACCACGTCAAGCGGGCCAAAGACGgttattggtattgatttGGGAACCACCAACTCTGCCGTTGCATATGTTGATCATCTCAGTAAGCAACCGAAAATATTGGAGAATAACCAGGGTAAGAGAACCACGCCAAGCATCGTTGCGTTCACTCCTGCTGGTGATGTGCTTGTTGGAGAACTTGCTAAAAGACAGTGGGTAATAAATCCTACCAATACTTTGTACGCCACTAAAAGATTGATAGGTAGGAAATACGACGATGAGGAAGTTAAGAAAGATGTAGAGCTCATGCCATATTCCATCGTTCCTAGTCCAAATGGAGATGCATGGATACAGACTACGGTTGGTGAAAACCTCATCTATTCACCAGAACAGATTGCCGGTTTGATATTGAAGGAGATGAAGCATGTGGCTGAGAAATCATTGGGGGTGCCTGATGgccaaatcaaaaatgcaGTTGTTACCGTGCCGGCTTATTTCAATGACTCTCAAAGACAAGCTACTAAGACTGCCGGTGAATTGGTAGGGCTGAATGTAATCAGAGTCATGAATGAGCCAACTGCAGCATCATTGGCGTATGGGCTAGGTAATAAGAATGATGGGATTGTTGCTGTCTATGATTTAGGTGGTGGTAcatttgatatttctaTATTGGATATAGAAGATGGAGTCTTTGAAGTAATTAGTACCAACGGTGATACCCATTTAGGAGgagaagattttgataatttgcTTGTTCAGTACATATTGGATAAATTCCAGGAACAGAGTGGTATCGATTTGAGTGGAGATATAAGTGCAATACAAAGAATCAAGGAAGCTGCAGAAAAGGCCAAAATTGAGTTGAGTCACGTTAAAACGACACGAATTGATCTTCCCTTTATTACCAAGGCTGAAAGCATCAGTATTGAACTCACTGAAGATGAATTGGATGAGATGAGCATGCCATTAATTAGCAAAACTATTGCACCTCTTAAGAAGGCATTAGTTGATGCAgacttgaagaaggaagatATTGACGACGTGATTTTGGTTGGTGGCATGACTAGAATGCCTAAGATACGGAAGGTTGTGGAAGACttttttggaagaaaaccaaatacCAATGTCAATCCTGATGAAGCGGTTGCATTAGGTGCGGCCATTCAAGGTGCAGTACTATCTGGTAGTGTCAAAGAcgtgttgttgttggatgTCACTCCATTGACCCTCGGTATTGAAACTTATGGTGGACTATATTCACCATTGATTCCTAGAAATACTACTGTTCCATGTAAAATAAAGCAAGTCTACTCCACTGCCGTTGATGGACAAAATTCTATTGATATCAATGTATATCAAGGTGAACGTCCCCTAGTTGCCGATAATAAATTAATCGGTAAGTTCAAATTGACCGATATACCACCCAAGCCAAAAGGTGTCCCCCAAATAGAGGTTTTGTTTGACATCGATGCAGATGGCATCATCAAAGTCAGTGCCAAGGATAAGGATACGGGGAAGAAATCGTCCATTACTGTTTTCGGGAAGACTGGTATGAGCAAAGACGAGATTGAAGATCTAGTGAAAAAGAGCAAGGAAACTACCAAGGAAGACGCCAAGAGAATGAGCTATCTCAAGCATGTGAataatttggaattgattgTCTTTGACACTGAGCAGGCAGTTAAGGATTGGGGGGAGTATATGAGCGAAGAGGACCGCTCGAGTCTGACTCGACATATCGAGATTGTGAAGCGGATGATCAACGATTCTAGAAACGGTGATCTCTTTGACGTTGACCTTATAAAGGCTGCACAAGAAGAACTCAAGGAGGAAACCCTTGCGGTGATTACACGTGCTGCTGCTATTAGTCgccaaaatcaaattaaGAAATAA
- a CDS encoding uncharacterized protein (PKUD0C08460; similar to Saccharomyces cerevisiae YDL099W (BUG1); ancestral locus Anc_2.356), with the protein MSDDELSKEAKLEAARKKFEELKKNKKKKKGKKGKLATSETPEPETAPVVLEEKSPMVEGKGGVDEQADVVDEEKGVVDEEKGVVEELQETGESETHVSEKEEPLKSEKSVGAPSGEGDSSDPCQNESVENGNLPLKDANESSDTEGPETPGNKVEKGGDEVAPIVDNKASNDNDNGDQQEETKSDVSLSAIISNGQATQESTFLTSALQTTIAELQESNEKLHSEVGELKAENLELKLTKMDLEMELENVKHELKTQREEVLRLTRQLEGSKNNTHGQGSMDVYSLQNTSSFQNLTNFNIKNNSQDFMDIVDVKERLAQWKGWNMDMHGWRSIGMGPVIDA; encoded by the coding sequence ATGAGTGATGACGAGTTAAGCAAAGAGGCGAAGCTAGAGGCTGCAAGAAAGAAGTTTGAAGaactgaagaagaacaaaaagaagaagaagggtAAGAAGGGGAAGCTGGCAACAAGTGAGACGCCTGAACCAGAGACTGCACCGGTGGTTTTAGAGGAGAAATCGCCTATGGTGGAGGGAAAAGGTGGTGTAGATGAGCAAGCGGATGTTGTAGATGAGGAAAAGGGCGTTGTAGATGAGGAAAAGGGCGTTGTAGAGGAATTGCAAGAAACCGGAGAGAGTGAAACACATGTCTCTGAAAAAGAGGAACCATTAAAGTCTGAGAAGTCGGTGGGTGCACCAAGTGGAGAAGGCGACTCTAGCGATCCTTGCCAGAATGAATCTGTAGAAAATGGCAATTTGCCATTGAAAGATGCTAATGAATCAAGTGATACCGAAGGTCCAGAGACACCAGGCAACAAGGTCGAAAAGGGGGGAGATGAAGTTGCCCCGATCGTGGATAATAAGGCCTCaaatgacaatgacaatgGCGATCAACAAGAGGAGACAAAGAGCGATGTCTCTCTGTCAGCAATAATATCCAATGGGCAAGCAACGCAAGAGTCTACGTTTTTGACTTCTGCATTACAAACAACAATTGCAGAACTTCAGGAatccaatgaaaaattacaCTCTGAAGTTGGAGAATTGAAGGCAGAAAATCTTGAGCTTAAACTAACCAAGATGGATCTGGAAAtggaacttgaaaatgttaAGCATGAACTCAAGAcacaaagagaagaagtaTTACGTCTGACACGACAACTGGAAGGTTCAAAAAACAACACACATGGACAAGGGTCTATGGATGTATATTCCCTACAGAATACTTCAAGTTTCCAAAACTTGACtaatttcaatatcaagaaTAACTCGCAAGATTTTATGGATATTGTCGACGTTAAAGAAAGATTGGCACAATGGAAAGGCTGGAATATGGACATGCATGGATGGAGATCAATTGGAATGGGTCCTGTTATTGATGCTTAA
- a CDS encoding uncharacterized protein (PKUD0C08470; similar to Saccharomyces cerevisiae YMR032W (HOF1); ancestral locus Anc_2.591): protein MTSMITAMPGEKSFANFFWSKDSSGFEILSSQNQKGTKTLNSLSIFYKEFQTLENEYSRRFTSLVKKLNISKHEYGGSLQGSLETFQEQCTKIAEAHSLQSRRVNDSLQIPLLELIGERKAREKSLEAKVQQVWLQLSDYKGKCDSKSLKYEKIWKEINTLKSTRLTLDNREAQKLQEKINALKQKMYVIREENYELTRKYNEQLDHWLSLWWDSCNELQVSEEKRIKFLKRSLWEFANIESTFSVEQDQYAENIRSSLQECSAERDIASFINEFQTGDNMLAPLEFIDFANNQSRPVVMETTRKFNINDIPSIREKIEKQHQSRQKKKNPPPKVDELTDMAFEMIGKSKETFKELQEQAQKEVSQMKLSTPHEIDSKSVSEPSTFKVMSDYSTHTDQTSVLSQDANASFENDIDLHIAHLNKPQAGDDSFDRSDISESHDCLEKKNNVPLSEAGTIHTSNHEKTFSVKNDILRESMSPTKKTNSRTAKLNTFANLVKTKFEIAPQNQNCTKISRLGNRLSSNSLMLSPEEIEKSRIALAPQRKLSNGMKKSKSQYNFENKHVNMEYLPSFSSEGFPVIVHCRAKYSYTPAIPEELAFKKRDILLILHKQPDGWWFAENMRTGDSGVAPSNYLTEI, encoded by the coding sequence atgacATCAATGATAACGGCAATGCCAGGAGAGAAGAGTtttgccaattttttctGGTCAAAAGATTCAAGCGGGTTTGAAATTCTATCAAGTCAAAATCAGAAAGGCACAAAAACGTTAAATTCGTTATCCATTTTCTACAAGGAGTTTCAGACACTGGAAAATGAGTACTCAAGGAGATTCACCTCTTTAGTAAAGAAACTGAATATTTCGAAACATGAATATGGTGGGTCCTTGCAGGGAAGCTTAGAAACTTTCCAAGAGCAGTGTACCAAAATCGCCGAAGCACATTCACTCCAATCGAGACGAGTCAACGACTCTTTGCAAATTCCACTATTAGAGCTGATTGGAGAAAGAAAGGCAAGGGAGAAATCATTAGAGGCAAAGGTCCAACAAGTATGGTTACAACTCTCCGACTATAAAGGCAAATGCGATTCCAAGAGCTtgaaatatgaaaaaatttGGAAGGAGATCAATACTTTGAAAAGTACAAGATTAACTTTGGATAATCGTGAAGCTCAAAAGcttcaagagaaaatcaacGCTTTAAAGCAGAAGATGTATGTCATTAGGGAGGAAAATTACGAATTGACTAGAAAATATAACGAGCAATTGGATCATTGGCTGTCACTATGGTGGGATTCATGCAATGAGTTACAGGTCTCCGAAGAGAAGAGaatcaagtttttgaaacGTAGCCTGTGGGAATTTGcaaatattgaaagtaCCTTCTCTGTGGAACAAGATCAATATGCAGAAAATATCAGGTCTTCTCTGCAGGAATGTAGTGCAGAAAGGGACATTGCCTCTTTCATCAACGAGTTTCAGACAGGGGATAACATGCTGGCGCCCTtggaatttattgattttgcaaaCAATCAATCGAGGCCAGTAGTAATGGAGACGACAAGAAAGTTTAATATAAATGATATTCCTAGTATaagagagaaaattgaaaaacaacatcAGTCAAGgcagaaaaagaagaaccCTCCACCAAAGGTAGACGAACTTACCGATATGGCTTTTGAGATGATtggaaaatcaaaggaaactttcaaagaacTACAAGAGCAGGCACAAAAGGAAGTTTCGCAAATGAAACTATCTACGCCGCatgaaattgattcaaAATCAGTGTCTGAACCAAGCACGTTTAAAGTGATGTCTGATTATTCCACACATACCGACCAAACAAGTGTTCTCTCACAAGATGCCAATGccagttttgaaaatgatattgatCTACATATTGCACACTTAAACAAGCCGCAAGCGGGTGATGATAGTTTTGATAGATCGGATATTTCTGAATCTCACGATTGcttggaaaagaaaaataacGTTCCTCTCTCAGAAGCAGGGACTATCCATACATCCAATCATGAAAAGACTTTTTCAGTGAAGAATGATATTTTAAGGGAGTCTATGTCACCAAcgaaaaaaacaaattccAGGACAGCCAAACTAAATACATTCGCCAATCTTGTAAAGACTAAATTTGAGATTGCACCGCAGAATCAAAACTGTACGAAAATATCCCGTTTAGGGAATAGGTTATCGAGCAACTCCTTGATGCTGTCAcctgaagaaattgaaaaatctagAATAGCTCTTGCTCCACAACGGAAATTGTCAAATggaatgaaaaaatcaaaatcacaGTATaattttgagaataaaCATGTTAATATGGAGTATCTCCCATCATTCTCTTCAGAAGGATTCCCAGTGATTGTCCATTGTCGGGCCAAATACAGTTACACGCCAGCTATACCAGAGGAGTTGGCCTTCAAAAAGAGAGACATCCTCCTCATCCTTCACAAACAACCTGATGGCTGGTGGTTTGCCGAAAACATGAGGACAGGTGACTCTGGTGTTGCCCCAAGCAACTACCTGACTGAGATCTGA
- a CDS encoding uncharacterized protein (PKUD0C08480; Pfam Domains: Hydrolase(5.6e-07)), which translates to MTVSEIKPLSVPVEEIKRKLASKQDIGFVFDIDGVLLRGKQRIVEATEMITYLQREKIPFILLTNGGGMTEEKRINFINMTLQLETPIHADQLVQAHTPMKTLIPHHKRVLVCGGPNDDIREVALNYGFEDVIRPVDVIRANPTVWPYHMFTEEQIRTWGKDPSITKLDVDGTGCRENLPIDSVLCFNDSRALATEIQLISDLLNSENGVLGTRRAIKSSKPAIPIVFSNNDFLWANEFPLPRFAMGILKMSTQTIYSKLNGGQQLEQLTLGKPEKVCYDYAHHILINWRNVLLGVNKPGNVCQPSLNDPPVCSPFKKVYMVGDNPESDITGGNRYGWGTILVKTGVYKEGDFERNPGTSKPSLGVFNNAKEGVMHALKLNGLA; encoded by the coding sequence ATGACAGTCAGTGAAATAAAACCACTATCAGTTcctgttgaagaaatcaaaagaaaactagCGTCAAAGCAAGACATCGGATTTGTCTTTGACATTGATGGTGTTTTACTCAGGGGTAAGCAAAGAATAGTAGAAGCAACTGAAATGATCACTTATCTacaaagagagaaaattCCATTCATTTTATTAACTAATGGTGGAGGAATGAcggaagaaaagagaattaACTTTATCAATATGACATTACAATTGGAAACTCCTATACATGCTGATCAGTTGGTCCAGGCACATACACCAATGAAAACCTTAATACCGCATCACAAGAGAGTGCTTGTATGTGGAGGCccaaatgatgatatcaGAGAAGTTGCTCTGAATTATggatttgaagatgttatCAGACCAGTTGATGTGATTAGGGCAAACCCAACGGTATGGCCTTATCATATGTTCACCGAGGAGCAAATCAGAACATGGGGAAAGGATCCAAGTATTACTAAACTAGATGTTGACGGCACTGGATGTAGGGAAAATCTACCAATTGATTCCGTCTTGTGTTTTAATGATTCGAGGGCATTGGCAACTGAAATTCAACTGATTTCAGATTTATTGAACTCTGAAAACGGTGTCCTTGGGACTAGAAGGGCTATCAAGTCAAGTAAACCTGCAATTCCGATAGTCTTCTCAAATAATGACTTCCTATGGGCCAACGAGTTCCCATTGCCTAGGTTTGCAATGGGTATCCTAAAGATGTCAACTCAAACAATATATTCTAAACTAAATGGAGGTCAACAGCTAGAGCAACTTACACTTGGAAAGCCTGAAAAAGTGTGTTACGATTATGCACATCACATTTTAATCAACTGGAGAAACGTTTTATTGGGCGTCAACAAACCAGGAAACGTTTGTCAACCAAGCTTGAATGATCCTCCTGTTTGTAGTCCATTTAAGAAAGTTTACATGGTTGGTGACAATCCGGAAAGTGACATCACTGGTGGTAATCGATATGGCTGGGGGACTATCTTGGTCAAGACTGGTGTTTATAAAGAAGGCGATTTTGAGAGAAATCCTGGTACATCTAAACCAAGCTTAGGTGTATTCAACAACGCCAAGGAGGGGGTCATGCATGCACTTAAATTGAATGGTCTAGCGTGA